In the Bacillus sp. HSf4 genome, TTTGCGGCCTATCTCACACAGCTTTTTATTTTGAAAACAGAGGAAGCGCTCCAAGAACCGTTAATGAATTCCTCTTTGCTCGAAGGACTGAAAAACCACTTGCGGTCTGCCTTGACACGCATCATAGGAGGACTGGCGATTCATAATCCGCTGCTGCGGCAAATTCAAGAAAAATACAAGCCCGTCTATAACGCCTGTGAACAAGGCGCCAAGGTCATCGCCGCGGAAATCGGCACACCCGTTCCCGATGCGGAAATCGCGTTTTTAACATTGCATATCGGCGCCTCTTATTACGACAGGCAGACGAAACAATCGGAATGCAGGGCGATTGTGGTCTGCGCAAGCGGTTTTGGCACTTCCCGCTTTATATCCGCTAAATTGAAAAAAGAAATCAGAAATCTTGTGATTGTTGATATCGTCGCTTCTCACCAGCTGGCAGAGTGGCTGAATGATCATGATACCATTGATTTGATTATCTCGACCATTCGTCTCGACCAGATGAAGGAAAAGACGGTCGTCGTTTCGCCTCTCTTAACCGATAAGGAAATCGGCCTTTTACAAAACCGCATCGCCAATTGCCGTCATGATAAAACAAACGTCAACAGCCCGATCGATGTGAATAAGGAGATGAAATATCTGCAAACGGCGGCATTTGGAGAGGGGATGCTGCAGATTTTCCGGCATTTTTCCGTCAGTTCGATCAGCATTCCGCCTAAAGTCCAATTTGAGATCAAGCGCCACCTTGATGTTTCCGATTTGCCTCTGGAAAACAGCTCTGTTTTTGTCGAGGATTTACAGAAACGGGAGGGAAAAGGCGGATTTATCGTGAATAAATTGGCTGTGCTTCATACTCGATCAACGGGAGTTTGGAGTTTATTTGTGCAACTGATCCGCTCCGATCGGCCGCTTTTTTGGAATGGGAAAGAAGCAGACGCTATTTTGGTGATGGCCGGTCCGGCGGATGCACCGGCCGAGCATTTTGCGGCATTGGGCGAAATCAGCCAATCGTTTATTGATGAACAGCATATCGAGGTGTTTTTAAAAGGAAGTGAAGAAGAGGTGAAACAGCAAATCAAACACACACTCGTCAAAGCATACAAAACAAGACTTCAGCATATTGGGGAGAAGTAACAGCGTGAAAAAGATATTCAGAATGTACAGCGCCGTCGTCTATCAAAACATGATTCTTGTGATCACAGCGGGAGTCGTCAATATAATGTTTGGCGAACACGGGTGGCTGCCGCTTCCCCGATTCGCCCCTGTCATCGACAGCCTGTATCTTTTTGTCATCCCGCTCATTTTTGCATTCACCGGAGGCAGAATGGCGGCAGGGCAAAGAGGCGGCATTGCGGCAGCGGCAGCCACGCTCGGGATCATTTTGTCCAGTGATCTTTCGATGATTCTCGCCGCTATGCTTTTTGGTCCGTTGTTTGGCTGGCTGTACAAGTATTGCGAAAGATGTACACAGAACAGATTTCCGATTGGAACGGAACTGCTGGTCAGCCACGTGACGGGTGCGTTTTTGTCGACCGGGTTTTTGCTTTTCTGTTTTTACGCTGCCGGTCCGTTTTTAAATACCGCGATGACACATTTTTATCACTTGGTGCTGACTGTGGCAAATTCTATATGGCTTCCGGCAGCCGCTCTTTTGATTGAACCGGGAAAGGTGCTTTTTTTAAACAATGTGATGAATCACGGCCTTCTTGGGCCGCTCGGCATCCAGCAGACGAAAGAGCTGGGCAAATCCATTTTCTTTCTGCTTGAAGCTAACCCGGGACCGGGATTAGGCGTGCTCATCGCCTGTCTTTTCCGTCTTAAAAAGGAAGAGTGTCTGGCGTTAAAAACAGCCATTGGGATTCATGCCATCGGCGGCATCCATGAGGTTTATTTTCCATACATTTTAAAGCGCCCCTTGCTCTTTCTGCCGTTAATCGCAGGCGGCGCGGCGGGCACCGCTGTGTTTTCTTTATTCAACGCGGGACTGGCTTCCACCGCTTCCCCGGCAAGCGTGCTGCTTATCTTATTGTTATCACCAAAAGGGGATATACTGTCTGTAGCTGCTGGCATGGCCGTTTCCTGTGCAGCCTCATTGATGTTATCTATACTGATTTTGTCCCCTTCAAGACATCATGATGAGCCGATGTCATCCGACGATGATGAGCCGGTTCCTGCACGTCACCCCCGGAAGCTGATTGTGACATGTGATGGCGGACTTGCTTCAAGCGCGATGGGCGCCGCTATTTTAAAAAAGCTTACAACCCGTAAATATCCGAATTTGCAGATTGGCTATGCCGCCATCCATCAAATCCCCCAAGATGCGGATGTTATCATCGGACAACAGGAACTAAAGCCGGAAGTGAAAAAATACAATCCTAATGTTCCGTATATCGGCCTTTTGTCATTGGCTGATGAAAGAGAATATGACAAGGTCCTTTCATATCTTGCGCCAAATCGTGATGAACGGCTGATCCTGCTGAAGCAAACAGCCGAAACAAAAACGGAAGCGATCATGATGCTGGGTGAATGCATGCAGACCCTCGGCTTCATAAATCGTACGGACGGAACGCTGGAAAAATATCCCGTTCTCAGAAATGGAGCGGCTGTTTTCCGCAGTTCCGGCAAGACGGCGGGACTTGTGATCATCCAGTTTCCCGAAGGGGTTTATTTTAAAGGCGCGCCGGTTTATCTGCTGATCGGACTTTCTGGGAGCAGCCCTCAACAGCTTCGTGCGGCGAATGAAATCAAGGCGGTGTTGTCAGATGAAAGCATCAGCAGCCGATTGCGGCATACCGACGACAAGCAGGAGATCCTGAAGGCGTTTCGGCCTTTTTTCCTGCAAAGTTTTTCTAAAACATGATACGGACAATCTGACAGACGCTGTTTTTCGTTTTGTATAGCATCCCAGCGTCTGTTTCATTTGTAAATGTCAATAAGTAGTGACCAGTGTCCTGACGGCGCCGTCCCCCGCACAGGCTAGGCCTTTGTTTCTCTTATACAGTCTATCTGCTGCCGTGTCGGCTGTTCAGACTCCGGCAGGGTGATAAAAACAGTCAAAATCGAGCTGATAACATAAAGGATGGCCAGCACCCAAATGACCCCGGCCGAGCCGATCGTTCCGATGAGCAGCCCTACAAGTGCAGGCCCTACAAAAACAGGCAGGCCGGCGCCAAGATTCAAGATGGAAATCGCGGCACCTTTTTCTTCTTGAACAAGTGAAGGAACAAGTGCGGACAGCGGGACATAACCGGCCAAAGAAGCCCCCCAAAGCATTCCGGCTATCGTGATCATGACGATATTGCCATTCGTCCATTCCGGTGAATAATATAACAGCAACGTAGAAATGGCTGCCGATACGCCGCCGAACCAAATAACGGTATTCCGCCATCCCAGCTTGTCGCCGATGACGCCAAAGCAAACATTGAACAAAATATTACTTGTGAAAATAGCGCCCCAAATCTGCAGCCATGTTGTTGTGGAAATACCGAAATCCGCCATATGGAGCGGCAAAAAAACCGGAAAGGCAAACTGCGAGGTTGTGTTAATGGTTCTCACGATGCCGCCGAGCAGCACTTTAGGCTCCCGTTTAACAATCGTCACACCTTTGAAAAGCTCTTTTACTTTTTGTTTCGCTGTTGTATCTTTTTTTCGTTCAAGCTTGTCACGGTTTAAGACGAGGGCAAAAAATGCCCCAAGCGTCACCCAAAACAGCGAGCTCCACATTGTGTTTAAATGCCCCATATATATGATGGCCCAACTCGAGTAATATGCCCCAAGCACATTTAATCCGCCTGTAAAGAAAAACCAAAACCACCCTGCGGCCGTGCTGAGTTTTTCTTTCGGGCTGCGGTAGGCGATCCAAACGAGAAACGAATAGGCAAACAGCGGATAGCCGAAGCCGCGTACGGCATATGTCACAAGCATGGTAGAAAACGACAGGTCAGGCATCCCGAACCCGACAAAGCCTATTGTTCCGAGAATATAAAGCAAAAGCCCTGTCAACATTGTTTTTTTCGCACCAAGCGCCTCGACCAGCACACCGGAAAACCAGGAAGAAATCGCGATCGTTACTCCATAAGCCGTAAATAAAGTCGCTGAAAGCTGAACTGTCAGACCACGATCAACCAAATAAGGGCTAAGCCAGCCGATCTCGATGCCATCTCCCATCATAAAAATTAGGATCCCCAAGTATCCCCAGCCGATTTTACTTGGAATGCCGATTTTATCTAAAACATTCTGTGGTTTCATTGCATTCATTCCTCTCCATTACCTCATATTGTTTGCGCTTTCATTGCTAATATTGTAACGTGTTTGCACATAAAGCCGTGCCCATACTTCCGGCAGTTTTGGCGAAGAAACTTGTGACAAAATCAAGCGAGCACAAAAAAACCAATTGCTTGGTACGAACAATTGGTTTCGCTTTAAAACCCATGTCGACTGATTGCAGGCATATGCCAAAAACCTGCCGATTAAGGTGTATACGGAGCGGTTTTCATCATTTGCATAAAGTTAATGGCAGAAGCAGAAAGGTAATCTTCTCTTCTCATGCATAATGAAATCGGATTTTTCAAGTTGATTTTCTCGACATGAACCGTTGCAATATCCCCGCGGTCCATATATTCGTTCACTTCAAGAGCGGAGGCGAACATCACGCCATACCCTTCCATAACCGTTCTGATCGTTTCGTTCAATCCGTTGATTTGTACACCTATTTTTGGTTTGTCTACATGATGCAATGTACATAACGAAATCAATTTCTCCCGGGAAAAACTGCCTTCTTCCCGAAAGACAAACGGTTCTTTCACAACTTCTTCTAATGTTGTGTGCTGTGATGCAAGCTTGTGGTCTTTATTGACGACAAACAGCATGTCATCTTCCAAAAGCAGCGTTCCTTTTATGAAGGGGCCGAATTCCGTTGTTCCGCCGATCAGGCCTATGTCCGCTTCATAGTTGATCAGCTGTTCACAAGCCTTTTGAAAATTCGTGGTCGTAATTTCCACTTCTGTCTTGGGAAATAGCTGTTTAAATTGGCTGATCCATCTTGGCAGCAAAAAATTGGCGGGGAGAAAGGTGGCGGCAATGCGCAGCTTTCCCATTGAACCCTCTTTGACATATGATTCAATTTCTTTTTCAAGTGAAAACAGCCGCTTTGCCTGTTTTGCAAGCTCTGCGCCGGACTGTGTCAACAAGATGCCTCTGCCTTTAGGAACGAGTAAGGTACAATCGATATCGCGTTCTAAATTCTTAATTTGAGAAGTAACGGCCGGTTGGCTGATGTTTAACTGTTTGGCGGCTTGGGTGACACTGCCTGTTTCAGCGACCGTATAGAACAGCCGCAGTGCATGAAGATTCATGTTTCACACCTCTAATCATAAATAAGATTTATGAATATCTAATAAAGATATATTAGAGTTATCTAAATACTTTCATTATTATAAAATTGAAAAACGTCTTTTACAAGAAAGGAGAACCTGTTATCAGTACGCTTATTCTGAATAAAACCGCTTATGGCAAATCTCCGTATGATGTATGGCTGGAGGAACTAGACGGACCGGTGGTGATGCTGACTTCAGCAGACCGTGTGAATGAATGCCGAAATTATGATGTGATCGAAGCGTTTGACGATTATCCGGTGAATGGGTGTATCGAAATGCGCGCTTTGGAGCTGAATGAAACGTATCACTTTAAAACGATTATTGCCTCATCGGAATTTGATATGTTGAGAGCGGGGAAGCTGAGATCGCTTTTGGGGATAAAAGGGCAGTCTTATGAAAGCGCCCGGCTGTTCCGCAACAAAGTGTTGATGAAAGAGCATGTTAAAAAAGCGGGTGTAAGGGTTCCTGATTTTAAGAAAATCGACTCGGCCGCCGACTTATCTATGTTTGTTCAAACGTTCGGTTTTCCTGTGATCGTAAAGCCTGTCTACGGCTCAGGATCTGTTGATACAACCGTTTTGAGGAACCGGCAGGACATGTGGGATTTTCTTGCGAAAGGTCTTCCCGATCATCTGGAGGTTGAGGTGTTTATCGAAGGAGATATGTATCATATAGACGGCCTCATTTTAGGAGGAGAGACTATCCTGAGCTGGCCGTCCCGTTATATCAACGGGTGTCTGGCGTTTCAAGAGCAACAGTTTTTAGGCAGCCTCCAGCTTGAACGGAAAAATCCGCTCACCCGCCGGTTGACTGATTTTGTTCAAAAAGTGCTTGATGCCCTGCCTGTTCCCGAGACGACAACATTTCATGCTGAAGTATTTCACACACCGGACGATGAGTTGGTGTTCTGCGAAGTGGCCAGCAGGACAGGCGGCGCTATGGTGCGTGAAGCAACTGCGCAAACTTTCGGCTTTGATATCAATGAAGTGTGTGTCAAAGCGCAATGCGGCCTGGACTTTCATATTCCCGAGATGAACAACGGTCCGCGTCATTTAAGCGGCTGGCTGTTGATTCCTCCAAAAGACGGCGTGCTGAAAGAAATTAAGGCTGCTCCGTCAGCCGGCTGGTTAGCAAAACAACACATTTCCGCTCAACCCGGGGACAGGTTTCACGGCTCATCCTCCAGTGTAGATGCGATTGCAAGCTGCCTGGTTACCGGGCGCACAGAAGCTGAATTGAGCGGCAGCATTGACCGGCTTGCAATGTGGTTTCAAGATCATACCGTATGGGGAAAAGCTTCTGATGTTTACACAATTTAAAGCATTCAGCCGCCTTCATCCGCTGATCCGGTTTTTGCTGATAGGCACGCTTGTCACGAAGGCGGCTAAGTCGATGACAACGCCGTTTTTGGCGCTCTATCTGCATATGAAAACGGGAGCTGATTTTGCAGCCATCGGGCTTGTGATCGGTTTAGGCTATTTTTCAAGCACTGTAGGAGGGGTAGTCGGAGGAGCGCTTTCAGATAGAGTCGGCAGAAAAAAGGTGATGCTTTCAGCGATTTTCATCTGGAGCTTTGTGTTTATTTTTTTCGGGCTTGTCCATGATTTCATGTGGTTTTTATTGTTAAACATGTTAAGCGGGCTGTGCCATTCGTGTTTTGAACCTGTATCTAAGGCTTTGATGGCCGAGTTATCGGAACGGGAAATGAGATTCCGCATCTTCTCTTTGCGGTATTTGGCCATCAATATCGGAGCCGCAGTCGGCCCTTTATTGGGAACTTATTTCGGTTTTGCCAAAACAGGAGCTCCGTTTATCATCACAGGTCTTGTCTATTTTGGCTATGCTGCATTTTTGAGCGTAATGATGCGGCACATCACGGTGGAAGAGACAAAAACCGCTCCGAAGCCAGTTCGGGCAAGTTCCGTTGTGAAAACGTTAAAGCAGGACAAGGCACTTCGCTTTTACATAGCCGGTGGCATCCTTTTGTTGTTCAGCTACTCGCAAATGGAAAGCACTTTGCTGCAGTATTTGAATCACGACATTGCAAACGGGGTTAACATCTTTTCGGCTTTAATCACCTTAAACGCGGTTACCGTCATCCTTTTACAAGTTCCGCTCACCCGTTTGTTTGAAAAGTACAAATCCTTAACCACGATATCAATAGGAACCGTTTTTTGCATTTTGGGGTATATCGGATTTTCTGTCGCAAATGGCTTGATTTTTTTCATGTTTTCGATGTTTGTCCTGACAATCGGCGAAATTTTATGTTTCCCTTCAATGAATGTCCTTTTGGATGAGCTGGCTCCAGATCATATGAAGGGCGCTTACTACGGCATGCAAAATGTGTACAACATCGGCGAGTTTTTAGGGCCGTGGCTGGGTGGGATGATTCTTGGCTTGTACGGAGGAAAGGTCATCTTTCTCATTGCCGCGTTTTCAGTCTTCTTGGCTTTAGGCGCTTACCATATGGGAAGGAGAAAGTTTTTATCTGCACAGCATCATGGTGTATCGCCTTTTTCTTATTGAAAATTTGCGCCGCTCATGCATGAATCATCACGAATTCACCCAACCTAAAGGAAAAAAGGAGATTGAATCATGGATACCACATTAGGCTACCTCCGGGAATCGCTGTCCAATCATCTTGAGCATGACACAGGACAGAGCATTTACAGAAAAATCGCCTCCCAGCAATACGCGAATGAGGAAGAATTCGTCAGACACTTGGATGAGCGCGAAATGGCTTTTCTGAATAAAGTGCTCGAACATGAGATCACATATGCGCTGAATGAACAGGATCACAAACGGACGCAAGAACTAAATGAAGTGTATGAACTGCTGTTTTGAAAGGCGGGCCGAATAGATGGGAGCGATCGAAAGGAACGGCTATACATTTGAACCGGAGTACAGTGTCACAAGGCAAAACGGAGCGATTCACGTGTACCGGCGCGGGGAGTTTGTCGAGGAGATTCCGTTTGATTTTCGCGGGGAATTTCCGGAGCATGATTTGATCGAAGAGCTGGTGAATCAT is a window encoding:
- a CDS encoding BglG family transcription antiterminator, which encodes MEQQIVMNSRQKQIIHRLLHVSNPVPLKEIAEDLNISVRTVQREMNAIKNILKHYQLHISKTFGMGMVLKGEKAKKERLASDLDFFFEMKDYSPEERKQGLICDLLKLDEPAKLFVFSRQYHVSESTISHDLEKLKAWFASFQIQLHRKPGIGVYIQGEDMDIRQAIAAVLLEQMLPEAWIELFHKMDHAKTCVKQLLPDRYQRLIDIELLHRVHRVITGVLSQEGVRLDERDMLHLSIHLALAITRCSGRQIEHNRTLPVGYPLTSHVLKRIEATFDIQLSPDDINHVKHHLAGVEKEQQTVKIDDAFAAYLTQLFILKTEEALQEPLMNSSLLEGLKNHLRSALTRIIGGLAIHNPLLRQIQEKYKPVYNACEQGAKVIAAEIGTPVPDAEIAFLTLHIGASYYDRQTKQSECRAIVVCASGFGTSRFISAKLKKEIRNLVIVDIVASHQLAEWLNDHDTIDLIISTIRLDQMKEKTVVVSPLLTDKEIGLLQNRIANCRHDKTNVNSPIDVNKEMKYLQTAAFGEGMLQIFRHFSVSSISIPPKVQFEIKRHLDVSDLPLENSSVFVEDLQKREGKGGFIVNKLAVLHTRSTGVWSLFVQLIRSDRPLFWNGKEADAILVMAGPADAPAEHFAALGEISQSFIDEQHIEVFLKGSEEEVKQQIKHTLVKAYKTRLQHIGEK
- a CDS encoding PTS transporter subunit EIIC translates to MKKIFRMYSAVVYQNMILVITAGVVNIMFGEHGWLPLPRFAPVIDSLYLFVIPLIFAFTGGRMAAGQRGGIAAAAATLGIILSSDLSMILAAMLFGPLFGWLYKYCERCTQNRFPIGTELLVSHVTGAFLSTGFLLFCFYAAGPFLNTAMTHFYHLVLTVANSIWLPAAALLIEPGKVLFLNNVMNHGLLGPLGIQQTKELGKSIFFLLEANPGPGLGVLIACLFRLKKEECLALKTAIGIHAIGGIHEVYFPYILKRPLLFLPLIAGGAAGTAVFSLFNAGLASTASPASVLLILLLSPKGDILSVAAGMAVSCAASLMLSILILSPSRHHDEPMSSDDDEPVPARHPRKLIVTCDGGLASSAMGAAILKKLTTRKYPNLQIGYAAIHQIPQDADVIIGQQELKPEVKKYNPNVPYIGLLSLADEREYDKVLSYLAPNRDERLILLKQTAETKTEAIMMLGECMQTLGFINRTDGTLEKYPVLRNGAAVFRSSGKTAGLVIIQFPEGVYFKGAPVYLLIGLSGSSPQQLRAANEIKAVLSDESISSRLRHTDDKQEILKAFRPFFLQSFSKT
- a CDS encoding MFS transporter, with amino-acid sequence MKPQNVLDKIGIPSKIGWGYLGILIFMMGDGIEIGWLSPYLVDRGLTVQLSATLFTAYGVTIAISSWFSGVLVEALGAKKTMLTGLLLYILGTIGFVGFGMPDLSFSTMLVTYAVRGFGYPLFAYSFLVWIAYRSPKEKLSTAAGWFWFFFTGGLNVLGAYYSSWAIIYMGHLNTMWSSLFWVTLGAFFALVLNRDKLERKKDTTAKQKVKELFKGVTIVKREPKVLLGGIVRTINTTSQFAFPVFLPLHMADFGISTTTWLQIWGAIFTSNILFNVCFGVIGDKLGWRNTVIWFGGVSAAISTLLLYYSPEWTNGNIVMITIAGMLWGASLAGYVPLSALVPSLVQEEKGAAISILNLGAGLPVFVGPALVGLLIGTIGSAGVIWVLAILYVISSILTVFITLPESEQPTRQQIDCIRETKA
- a CDS encoding LysR family transcriptional regulator, which produces MNLHALRLFYTVAETGSVTQAAKQLNISQPAVTSQIKNLERDIDCTLLVPKGRGILLTQSGAELAKQAKRLFSLEKEIESYVKEGSMGKLRIAATFLPANFLLPRWISQFKQLFPKTEVEITTTNFQKACEQLINYEADIGLIGGTTEFGPFIKGTLLLEDDMLFVVNKDHKLASQHTTLEEVVKEPFVFREEGSFSREKLISLCTLHHVDKPKIGVQINGLNETIRTVMEGYGVMFASALEVNEYMDRGDIATVHVEKINLKNPISLCMRREDYLSASAINFMQMMKTAPYTP
- a CDS encoding ATP-grasp domain-containing protein codes for the protein MLTSADRVNECRNYDVIEAFDDYPVNGCIEMRALELNETYHFKTIIASSEFDMLRAGKLRSLLGIKGQSYESARLFRNKVLMKEHVKKAGVRVPDFKKIDSAADLSMFVQTFGFPVIVKPVYGSGSVDTTVLRNRQDMWDFLAKGLPDHLEVEVFIEGDMYHIDGLILGGETILSWPSRYINGCLAFQEQQFLGSLQLERKNPLTRRLTDFVQKVLDALPVPETTTFHAEVFHTPDDELVFCEVASRTGGAMVREATAQTFGFDINEVCVKAQCGLDFHIPEMNNGPRHLSGWLLIPPKDGVLKEIKAAPSAGWLAKQHISAQPGDRFHGSSSSVDAIASCLVTGRTEAELSGSIDRLAMWFQDHTVWGKASDVYTI
- a CDS encoding MFS transporter, which translates into the protein MFTQFKAFSRLHPLIRFLLIGTLVTKAAKSMTTPFLALYLHMKTGADFAAIGLVIGLGYFSSTVGGVVGGALSDRVGRKKVMLSAIFIWSFVFIFFGLVHDFMWFLLLNMLSGLCHSCFEPVSKALMAELSEREMRFRIFSLRYLAINIGAAVGPLLGTYFGFAKTGAPFIITGLVYFGYAAFLSVMMRHITVEETKTAPKPVRASSVVKTLKQDKALRFYIAGGILLLFSYSQMESTLLQYLNHDIANGVNIFSALITLNAVTVILLQVPLTRLFEKYKSLTTISIGTVFCILGYIGFSVANGLIFFMFSMFVLTIGEILCFPSMNVLLDELAPDHMKGAYYGMQNVYNIGEFLGPWLGGMILGLYGGKVIFLIAAFSVFLALGAYHMGRRKFLSAQHHGVSPFSY
- a CDS encoding sigma-G-dependent sporulation-specific acid-soluble spore protein CsgA; the encoded protein is MDTTLGYLRESLSNHLEHDTGQSIYRKIASQQYANEEEFVRHLDEREMAFLNKVLEHEITYALNEQDHKRTQELNEVYELLF
- a CDS encoding YbxH family protein, with product MGAIERNGYTFEPEYSVTRQNGAIHVYRRGEFVEEIPFDFRGEFPEHDLIEELVNHYCYENKI